TCTTCCGGAGCCCGTACCGCAACCTGTTGTTGCATGAGGACTTGGTCATAGCCCCTGCCGATGGAAAAGTGGTGGTGATTGAAGACGTGGAGGAGCCGGAGTACTTCCAGGGTATGCGCAAGCAGATTTCCATCTTCATGTCGCCTATTAACGTGCACATTACCCGCAACCCGGTTTCTGGCGTGGTGAAGTACTTTAAATACCACCCGGGTAATTACCTGGTGGCGTGGCACCCAAAATCCAGCACCAAGAACGAGCGTACCACCACCGTGGTTGAGTCTCTAGCTGGTCCAGAGGTGTTGTTCCGGCAGATTGCCGGCGCCATGGCCCGCCGCATTGTCTGGTATGTGACCGAAGGCGATGAAGTAAACCAAGGCGAGGAGTTCGGGTTCATTAAGTTTGGCTCCCGCGTAGACATCTTTGTGCCGCTAGACACCGAGGTGAGAGTGCAGCTGGGTCAAAAAACCAAAGGCGGCCAGACCGTGATTGCCCAGTTGAAGACAACGGTATAGTATCAAGTAGCACGTAGCAAGTATCAAGATTTAAAAAGGTATATAAAGCAGAAGCGGTTCCTTGCATGCAAGGAACCGCTTCTGCTTTAAAGGAGTGGATAGCGATTAGTCTATTTTCGTTTTTGGCTTGTTTTCCAGAAAATAGGCCAAAAACGAAAGTCTTGCTACCTGATACTTTCTACACGATACTAAACTTAAAACCAGCTTTCAGCCAGCTTCATTAACTGCTCCAAGTATTTCTGGTCTACTTCGTCAAAGTCATTGAGGCGGTCGCTGTCCACATCTAAGACCATCACTACCTCGCCGTTTTTCATGACCGGTACCACAATCTCAGACTTGGAATCTGAACTGCAGGCAATGTGCCCGGGGAACGCTTCTACGTCTGGCACTATGATGGTCTCTTGACGGGTATAGCAAGCACCACATACGCCTTTGTGGAACGGAATGCGCGTGCAGGCTATCGGTCCCTGGAACGGGCCTAAGACCAACTCGCCTTCCTTCACCAAGTACGCGCCCACCCAGAAAAACCCGAAGCCCTGGCGCAGGGCCGCCATGGTGTTGGCCAGGTTGGCAATCAAATCGGTTTCTGGGCCAATCAGCGCCTCTATCTGCGGAAGCAAGGCTTTGTATTTTTCCTCTTTGCTGAGGTTTGCGTCTATTAACAGGTTTTCTGCCATTTGAATAATGTGCTAATGGTGGAATGTGCTATCTCTCTTTACTAAAATGCACGTCAGTCATTTTAGAACTACAAAGGTAGCCTCTGAAGTTTCCTGTCACAACTATAGTGCGGTGGGCTGGATGATACCTTCCGTTTTTGGCCTATTTTCTAGAAAATAGGCCAAAAACGAAGCCTTAGAATTGGTTTCGGTAGATGGTCAAGGTGTCCTCGCCAATTTTCTCTTTATAAGTGGCGACAAGGTTTGGTAGCTGCGGACCTTTAATGCCACTTTGCAGGCGTTTAGGAGATTTAAATACTCTTATCTCGTCCCAAAGGCCTTTCTGAATAAAAGAATCCAGCAACGTGGTGCCGCCTTCCACCAGTACAGACTGCACCTGCCGCTGGTACAAGTCCTGCATCATTTGGTCTAACACGTCCAATTCAGGAGAGACTGTCACGAAATGCGTCTGGGAAAGGCTGGGTTTCTGGGCAAAAGTATAGACCCAGGTAGGGTGGGAGTTGTCTAGCAGATGGTGCGTGGCCGGTAGCTGCAGGTGCTTGTCAATGGTGATTCTCAACGGCGAAGGGCCATGCCAATGGCGTGCGTTGAGTGTGGGGTTGTCGTGCAAGGCGGTGCGCGTGCCCACCAGAATGGCCTGCTCTTGGGTGCGCCATTTGTGCACCAGCTTCTGCGACAAAGCCCCAGAGATTTGACAGGCTTGGTAGTCTGGGAGCGCAATGAAACCATCTGAAGACTCTGCCCACTTTAAAACCAGATAAGGCCTTTTCTGCGTCTGAAACTTGAAGAAACGTTTGTTGACTTCTAAGCCTTTTGATTCAAGGAGTCCAGTAGTGACCGTACAGCCTGCATCTTTTAATTTTTGAATGCCTTTGCCGGCCACTAGGGGATTTGGGTCTGTGTTGCAAATCACCACATCCTGCACGCCGTGTTTAATCAATAAATCTGCGCAGGGTGGCGTCTTGCCATAATGGGAGCAGGGTTCCAAGGTTACGTACACTCGGCTTTGGCGCAGCAGGCTTTTGTCTTGTACGCTATTGATAGCGTTGACCTCGGCGTGCGGGCCGCCGTATTGTTGGTGCCAGCCTTCGCCAGTGATCATGCCGTCATGCACAACCACGCAGCCCACCATGGGATTGGGTCTGGCAAAGCCTTCGCCTAAGAGCGCCAGATCCAGGGCGCGTTGCATGAATTTTTCGTCTACCGTTTCCATAAGCCTATTATTGGAGTGCCGAATATCGGGTGTTTTTTCAGAAATTGCCCAAAACCAGCAAAAGCATGACTATTCAAAACCTACTGCAAACGCTCACGGCCCAACTGGAAACCGTCTACGACGCCAATGAAGCCAGAACCATTACGGAATGGGTGCTGCAGCATGAGTTGAAATGCTCCCGCTTTGAGCTGTTACAGCAGCGGCTTTCTGAGGCGTCTGCTAAATTGCAGGACCAAGTAGATGGCTTCTTGCCTAGGCTTCTGGCACAGGAACCTGTGCAGTACGTGTTGGGCGAGGCTTCTTTCTATGGTCGTGAGTTTCTGGTATCGCCAGCGGTATTGATTCCCAGGTCAGAGACAGAAGAGCTGGTGCAAATGGTCATTCAGGAGTATAAACGTCATGCAGAGGTAAAGTTGCTGGACATTGGCACCGGTAGTGGCTGTATACCTATTACACTGTCGCTGGAACTGCCTCATGCCATAGTCTGGGGCTTGGACGTTTCCACAGAGGCCCTTACTATTGCCAGGCAGAATGGACTGGAACTAGCCGCACGGGTCCAGTGGCTGCACCAAGACATTCTTCAGGAAGTGCCGGCTATTGCCCCGGCGTCTCTGGATGCGGTCGTTAGCAACCCACCGTATGTGCTGGAGGAGGAGAAAGGACTGATGCGAGACAATGTACTCTCGTTTGAACCTCATCTGGCTTTGTTCGTGCCTGATCATGATCCGCTGTTATTTTACCGCCGCATTGCAGATCTGGCCTTAAACCAGCTTAAACCCCAAGGCAAGCTATTCTTTGAGATCAATGAACGGTACGCGCAGGAAACTGCGGCCATGTTGCGGGAATGGGGGTACAAGATGATAGAAATCAAAAAAGATTTGCGCGGAAAAGATAGGTTTGTCACGGCTTCTTTCGTTTAGCTACTAAAGCGTTCGTGTTCCATTCATAGTGTCTGGGCGAATTATTATAAATACCGTACCTTTGCCTATTAAAAATAATGATATCCTTTTGTCAGGTTTGTCCGTAGGTAGCCTGATTCTCTAGGGGTCCCTTTTGCCGATGTCTGATTTTTCTCAATCGTATTTTGCCCATGAAACTGCCGTCATTGATGAGGGCTGTACCATTGGCGAGGGCACCAAAATCTGGCACTTCTCGCATATTATGCCCAATTGCGCTATTGGCAGACGCTGTAACATTGGGCAGAACGTGGTCATTTCGCCAGACGTGGTGCTGGGCGAAAACGTGAAAATTCAGAACAACGTCTCTGTCTACAGTGGAGTGGTGTGTGAGGATGATGTGTTCTTGGGGCCTTCCATGGTGTTTACCAACGTGTTAAACCCTAGAAGTGCTATCAACCGGAGAGGCGAGTACCAGAAAACCCTGGTGCAGAAAGGTGCTAGCATTGGTGCCAACGCCACTATCGTGTGCGGAAACACCATCGGGTCCTATGCCTTGATTGGGGCCGGAGCGGTCGTGACCAAAGACGTGGCCCCTTATGCGTTAGTATATGGCAATCCGTCCAGGCAGCGCGGGTGGGTGAGCGAGGCGGGTCATAAATTGACCTTTGATGAAACGCAAAAGGCTATCTGCCCAGAGACCTACGAAGTATATCAATTAGAAAACAATACAGTAACCAAGTTATACATTTAAATAGAATTTATCGTGTATCAGCAACTACTTAACAAAGAGGCCAAGCTAGCAGTAATCGGATTAGGATATGTGGGACTTCCCATTGCATTGGAGTTCGCAAAGAAGATCAGCGTGATTGGGTTTGACATCAACGAGAAGCGCGTGGAGATGATGCGCAACAACATTGATCCGAGCGGAGAACTGGAGGCATCTGCCTTTGAAGGCACGGACATTACTTTCACGCATAAGTTGGACGTTTTAAAAGAAGCCCGTTTCTTCATAGTAGCCGTGCCAACCCCCATAGACGCTTATGCCCTACCGGATCTAAAGCCTCTTCTGGGCGCCTCTTCCACGGTAGGCAAGGTGCTGAAGGAAGGTGATTACGTGGTGTATGAGTCTACCGTTTACCCAGGCTGTACCGAGGAGGACTGCATTCCTGTACTGGAGCGCGAGTCTGGCCTGAAATTCCCGACCGACTTCAAAGTGGGCTATTCGCCGGAGCGCATCAACCCAGGCGACAAGGAGCACACGCTTACCAAGATCGTGAAAGTGGTTTCTGGTTGCGATGCGGAGTCTCTGGATGTGGTTGCCAAGGTGTATGAACTGGTGATTGAGGCTGGCGTGCACCGCGCATCTTCCATCAAAGTAGCAGAAGCAGCCAAGATCATTGAAAACACCCAGCGTGACGTGAACATCGCGCTGATGAACGAGCTTTCCATCATCTTTGACCGGATGAATATTAATACCTATGAAGTGTTGGAGGCCTCAGGCACCAAGTGGAACTTCTTAAAGTTCTTCCCAGGGCTGGTAGGTGGCCACTGCATTGGGGTGGATCCTTACTATCTCACGTACAAGGCCAAGGCCCTGGGCTACGACTCTAAGATTATCCTGAGCGGCCGTACCCTCAATGACGGTATGGGCGCCTATGTGGCCAGCAAGGCCATCAAGATGATGATCAAGGAAGGGAAAGCCATCTCCAAGGCCAAGGTGCTGGTAATGGGAGCCACCTTCAAAGAGAACGTGGAGGACATCCGCAACTCTAAAGTAGCAGATGTTATTAATGAACTGAAGAGCTTCGGGGTGCAGGTAGACGTGGTAGATCCGTATGCGGACTCTGCGGAGTTGGAGCATGAGTATGGCTTTGCCCTTCAGGAGAACCCGACCAACGACTATGATGCCATTGTGGTGGCGGTGAATCACAAAGACTACCTGGGCTTTGACGAGGAGTACTTCAAGAGCATCTCCACCGACCATCCGATCGTGATTGACTTGAAAGGAATATACCGTGGCAAGGTTAATTCTTTGCCTTATTGGAGTTTATAATTAGGTAGAATGAGTAAAATACTGGTGACAGGCGGGGCTGGCTACATCGGCTCCCATACGGTGGTAGAATTGGTGAATGCCGGCTATACTCCCATTATTGTAGACAACTTCAGTAACTCAGAGGAGCGCGTGCTTAATGGGATTGCGCAGATTCTTGGCCAACAAGTGGTTTGCCATAAGGTGGATTGTACGGACGCGAAGGTGCTCCAAGAAGTGTTTACCAAAGAAGGAGACATTGCCGGTGTCATTCACTTTGCAGCTTTTAAAGCGGTGGGTGAGTCTGTGGCGGAGCCTCTAAAATACTACCATAACAATGTGGCGGGGCTGGTGACTTTGTTGCAAGTGATGGAAGCCAATAAAGTGACCAGACTGGTATTCTCCTCCTCCTGCACCGTGTACGGTATTCCAGAGAAACTGCCGGTAACCGAAGAGACG
The nucleotide sequence above comes from Nibribacter ruber. Encoded proteins:
- a CDS encoding phosphatidylserine decarboxylase family protein, translating into MKIHKEGRKILFFTLLGLLIANLVLYYFNSNLLVNRIFTGASVIVFLLILQFFRSPYRNLLLHEDLVIAPADGKVVVIEDVEEPEYFQGMRKQISIFMSPINVHITRNPVSGVVKYFKYHPGNYLVAWHPKSSTKNERTTTVVESLAGPEVLFRQIAGAMARRIVWYVTEGDEVNQGEEFGFIKFGSRVDIFVPLDTEVRVQLGQKTKGGQTVIAQLKTTV
- a CDS encoding nucleotide sugar dehydrogenase → MYQQLLNKEAKLAVIGLGYVGLPIALEFAKKISVIGFDINEKRVEMMRNNIDPSGELEASAFEGTDITFTHKLDVLKEARFFIVAVPTPIDAYALPDLKPLLGASSTVGKVLKEGDYVVYESTVYPGCTEEDCIPVLERESGLKFPTDFKVGYSPERINPGDKEHTLTKIVKVVSGCDAESLDVVAKVYELVIEAGVHRASSIKVAEAAKIIENTQRDVNIALMNELSIIFDRMNINTYEVLEASGTKWNFLKFFPGLVGGHCIGVDPYYLTYKAKALGYDSKIILSGRTLNDGMGAYVASKAIKMMIKEGKAISKAKVLVMGATFKENVEDIRNSKVADVINELKSFGVQVDVVDPYADSAELEHEYGFALQENPTNDYDAIVVAVNHKDYLGFDEEYFKSISTDHPIVIDLKGIYRGKVNSLPYWSL
- the prmC gene encoding peptide chain release factor N(5)-glutamine methyltransferase, whose product is MTIQNLLQTLTAQLETVYDANEARTITEWVLQHELKCSRFELLQQRLSEASAKLQDQVDGFLPRLLAQEPVQYVLGEASFYGREFLVSPAVLIPRSETEELVQMVIQEYKRHAEVKLLDIGTGSGCIPITLSLELPHAIVWGLDVSTEALTIARQNGLELAARVQWLHQDILQEVPAIAPASLDAVVSNPPYVLEEEKGLMRDNVLSFEPHLALFVPDHDPLLFYRRIADLALNQLKPQGKLFFEINERYAQETAAMLREWGYKMIEIKKDLRGKDRFVTASFV
- the ribD gene encoding bifunctional diaminohydroxyphosphoribosylaminopyrimidine deaminase/5-amino-6-(5-phosphoribosylamino)uracil reductase RibD, coding for METVDEKFMQRALDLALLGEGFARPNPMVGCVVVHDGMITGEGWHQQYGGPHAEVNAINSVQDKSLLRQSRVYVTLEPCSHYGKTPPCADLLIKHGVQDVVICNTDPNPLVAGKGIQKLKDAGCTVTTGLLESKGLEVNKRFFKFQTQKRPYLVLKWAESSDGFIALPDYQACQISGALSQKLVHKWRTQEQAILVGTRTALHDNPTLNARHWHGPSPLRITIDKHLQLPATHHLLDNSHPTWVYTFAQKPSLSQTHFVTVSPELDVLDQMMQDLYQRQVQSVLVEGGTTLLDSFIQKGLWDEIRVFKSPKRLQSGIKGPQLPNLVATYKEKIGEDTLTIYRNQF
- a CDS encoding GAF domain-containing protein, producing the protein MAENLLIDANLSKEEKYKALLPQIEALIGPETDLIANLANTMAALRQGFGFFWVGAYLVKEGELVLGPFQGPIACTRIPFHKGVCGACYTRQETIIVPDVEAFPGHIACSSDSKSEIVVPVMKNGEVVMVLDVDSDRLNDFDEVDQKYLEQLMKLAESWF
- a CDS encoding acyltransferase, coding for MSDFSQSYFAHETAVIDEGCTIGEGTKIWHFSHIMPNCAIGRRCNIGQNVVISPDVVLGENVKIQNNVSVYSGVVCEDDVFLGPSMVFTNVLNPRSAINRRGEYQKTLVQKGASIGANATIVCGNTIGSYALIGAGAVVTKDVAPYALVYGNPSRQRGWVSEAGHKLTFDETQKAICPETYEVYQLENNTVTKLYI